A single Phragmites australis chromosome 4, lpPhrAust1.1, whole genome shotgun sequence DNA region contains:
- the LOC133917031 gene encoding B-type cell cycle switch protein ccs52A-like, which translates to MDHRHHHHQQPPSPMENSAAGSSKPPTPASTPNSLLASARPSRPSATPPHPSTPASAPTPASRTVYSDRFIPSRTGSNLALFDLAPSPSPHDAAATASGTTASSGSAPTTSPYCALLRAALFGPDTPDRVASSATACSSSSAGASPVGTPATGNIFRFKAEVPRNAKRALFSGGDEEETLFLGVFTTRGAGPRKIPRSPYKVLDAPALQDDFYLNLVDWSSHNVLAVGLGNCVYLWNACSSKVTKLCDLGADDNVCSVGWAQRGTHLALGTNQGKVQIWDATRCKRIRTMESHRMRVGALAWSSSLLSSGSRDKSILHHDIRVQEDYVSKLTGHKSEVCGLKWSYDNRQLASGGNDNRLFVWNPHSTQPVLKYTEHTAAVKAIAWSPHLHGLLASGGGTADRCIRFWNTTTNTHLSCMDTGSQVCNLVWSKNVNELVSTHGYSQNQIIVWRYPTMSKLATLTGHTYRVLYLAISPDGQTIVTGAGDETLRFWNVFPSPKSQSSDSLSCIGATSFVRSYIR; encoded by the exons ATGgatcaccgccaccaccaccaccagcagccgCCGTCGCCGATGGAGAACTCCGCGGCGGGGTCCTCCAAGCCGCCCACCCCGGCCTCCACGCCCAACTCGCTCCTCGCCTCCGCGCGCCCCTCCCGCCCCTCTGCCACGCCGCCGCATCCCTCCACGCCCGCCTCCGCGCCCACGCCGGCCTCCCGCACTGTCTACAGCGACCGGTTCATCCCCAGCCGTACCGGATCCAACCTCGCGCTCTTCGACCTCGCCCCTTCGCCCTCCCCCCAcgacgccgccgccaccgccagcggCACGACCGCCTCCTCCGGATCTGCGCCTACCACGTCACCGTACTGCGCTCTCCTCCGCGCCGCGCTGTTCGGGCCCGACACGCCGGACCGGGTGGCGTCGTCGGCCACCGCGTGCTCGTCCTCGTCGGCGGGTGCGTCGCCTGTGGGCACCCCGGCAACCGGGAACATATTCAGATTCAAGGCGGAGGTGCCCCGGAATGCGAAGAGGGCGCTTTTTTCCGgcggggacgaggaggagacGCTGTTCCTCGGGGTGTTCACGACGAGGGGCGCCGGGCCTAGGAAGATCCCAAGGTCGCCTTACAAG GTGTTGGATGCCCCCGCATTGCAGGACGACTTCTACCTTAATCTTGTGGATTGGTCGTCACACAATGTCCTCGCTGTAGGATTGGGCAATTGTGTATACTTGTGGAATGCATGCAGCAGCAAG GTCACCAAGCTATGCGATTTGGGAGCGGACGACAATGTTTGTTCCGTGGGCTGGGCACAGCGCGGCACTCACCTAGCTTTAGGGACAAATCAAGGCAAAGTTCAG ATTTGGGACGCAACTCGTTGTAAAAGAATAAGAACAATGGAAAGCCATCGCATGCGTGTAGGTGCTCTTGCATGGAGTTCTTCGTTGCTTTCTTCTGGAAGTCGCGACAAGAGCATCCTTCACCATGATATCCGTGTTCAAGAAGATTATGTCAGCAAACTTACTGGGCATAAATCTGAG GTATGTGGGCTTAAATGGTCTTATGACAACCGTCAGCTTGCATCTGGTGGGAATGACAACAGA CTTTTTGTTTGGAATCCACATTCGACACAACCAGTATTGAAGTATACGGAGCACACAGCAGCTGTCAAAGCTATTGCCTGGTCACCTCATCTTCATGGGCTTCTGGCATCTGGTGGAGGAACCGCTGATAGATGCATACGATTTTGGAATACAACCACCAATACACACTTAAGTTGCATGGACACTGGAAGTCAG GTCTGTAATCTTGTGTGGTCAAAAAACGTAAATGAGCTTGTTAGCACCCATGGATACTCTCAGAATCAGATAATTGTTTGGCGATATCCAACAATGTCGAAG CTTGCCACATTGACAGGCCATACATACAGAGTATTGTATTTAGCTATCTCTCCTGATGGTCAG ACTATAGTTACTGGGGCTGGTGATGAAACACTGCGGTTTTGGAATGTGTTCCCCTCTCCGAAATCTCAG AGTTCTGACAGCTTAAGTTGCATTGGAGCAACATCATTTGTTAGGAGTTACATCCGGTGA
- the LOC133917032 gene encoding homeobox protein knotted-1-like 3: MQGGDQGGGSLDMDMGVGFTGGAECSSSSATAAAAAAEAEERQLLKGEIAVHPMCEQLVAAHVGCLRVATPIDHLPLIDAQLAQSRSLLHSYAAHHSPFLSPHDKHDLESFLAQYLMLLCSFREQLQQHVRVHAVEAVMACREIEQSLQDLTGATLEEGTGATMSEDEEEQLIMEGAMDMGSDGHDMMGFGPLLPTDSERSLMERVRKELKIELKQGFKSRIEDVREEIMRKRRAGKLPGDTTSILKQWWQQHSKWPYPTEDDKANLVEETGLQLKQINNWFINQRKRNWHNNSQTSTLKSKRKR, from the exons ATGCAGGGTGGTGATCAAGGAGGAGGGAGTCTGGACATGGACATGGGTGTGGGGTTCACCGGTGGCGCCGAGTGCTCGTCGTcttcggcgacggcggccgctgccgcagcggaggcggaggagcggcagCTGCTCAAGGGGGAGATCGCGGTGCACCCGATGTGCGAGCAGCTGGTGGCGGCGCACGTGGGGTGCCTGCGCGTGGCGACGCCCATCGACCACCTCCCCCTCATCGACGCGCAGCTGGCGCAGTCGAGGAGCCTCCTCCACTCCTACGCCGCCCACCACAGCCCCTTCCTCTCCCCGCACGACAAGCACGACCTCGAGTCCTTCCTC GCGCAGTACCTGATGCTGCTGTGCTCGTTCCGcgagcagctgcagcagcacgTCCGGGTGCACGCCGTGGAGGCCGTCATGGCGTGCCGCGAGATCGAGCAGTCCCTGCAGGACCTAACCG GCGCGACCCTGGAGGAAGGGACGGGGGCGACCATGTCGGAGGACGAAGAGGAGCAGCTGATAATGGAGGGGGCGATGGATATGGGCTCGGACGGGCACGACATGATGGGCTTCGGCCCGCTCCTCCCCACCGACTCTGAGCGCTCACTCATGGAGAGGGTCAGGAAGGAGCTCAAGATCGAGCTCAAACAG GGTTTCAAGTCACGAATTGAGGATGTGAGGGAAGAAATTATGAGGAAAAGGAGGGCCGGGAAGCTGCCTGGGGACACCACCAGCATCCTCAAGCAATGGTGGCAGCAACACTCCAAGTGGCCATACCCCACG GAAGACGATAAGGCAAACCTTGTTGAAGAGACTGGCCTGCAACTGAAACAAATCAACAACTGGTTCATCAATCAGAGGAAGAGAAATTGGCACAACAACTCTCAGACGTCAACCCTGAAATCAAAGCGTAAAAG GTGA
- the LOC133917033 gene encoding uncharacterized protein LOC133917033, with protein MASSQANLDKMQLRQSYRNLWHTDLTSTIQADFPYCCLALWCGPCVSYMLRKRALYNDMSRYVCCAGYMPCSGRCGESRCPEFCLATEVFLCFGNSVASTRFLLQDEFNIQTTQCDNCIIGFMFCLSQVACIFSLVAAIVGSQELSEASQILSCISDMVYWTVCACMQTQHKVEMDKRDGKFGPQPMAVPPVQQMSRIDQPIPPPAGYAPQPAYGQPYGGYPPPPAQGYPPVGYPAPGYPQAQGGAYPPPGAHPPPGSYPPQGSYPPQGYYGK; from the exons ATGGCGTCGTCGCAGGCGAACCTCGACAAGATGCAGCTCCGCCAGAGCTACCGCAACCTGTGGCACACCGACCTCACGAGCACCATCCAGGCCGACTTCCCCT ACTGCTGCCTCGCGCTGTGGTG TGGACCATGCGTGTCGTACATGCTTCGCAAAAGGGCTCTCTATAACGACATGTCGAG ATATGTCTGTTGTGCTGGCTATATGCCATGCAGTGGAAGGTGTGGTGAAAGCCGATGCCCAGAATTCTGTCTTGCAACTGAG gtGTTTCTTTGCTTTGGCAATTCAGTAGCGTCAACCCGCTTCTTGCTGCAAGATGAATTCAACATCCAGACAACTCAGTGCGATAACTGCATCATT GGCTTCATGTTCTGCCTTAGCCAAGTTGCTTGCATCTTCTCTCTAGTTGCAGCTATTGTTGGCAGTCAGGAACTTTCAGAGGCTTCCCAGATCCTTTCCTGCATATCTGATATGGTCTACTGGAC GGTTTGTGCCTGTATGCAG ACACAGCACAAAGTTGAAATGGACAAGAGGGATGGGAAGTTTGGCCCACAGCCTATGGCAGTGCCACCAGTGCAACAAATGTCGCGCATCGATCAGCCTATCCCGCCTCCTGCTGGATATGCACCACAACCAGCATACGGGCAGCCTTATGGTGGCTATCCACCTCCTCCTGCTCAAGGTTATCCTCCAGTTGGTTACCCTGCGCCAGGTTATCCCCAGGCTCAGGGTGGTGCGTACCCTCCACCTGGTGCGCACCCTCCACCTGGTTCTTACCCCCCGCAAGGTTCCTACCCCCCACAGGGTTACTATGGCAAGTAA